The nucleotide window ATTATGGAACGTTGTGCATGGGTGAAGTTAGATGAGCCGATTTATGTAAAGTATCATGATGAGGAGTGGGGCGTACCTGTATATGATGATCAGCATCTATTTGAGATGCTTTGTTTAGAAGGCGCACAAGCTGGACTGAGTTGGCTGACGATATTAAAACGAAGAGAAGGATACCGCTTAGCATTTGACCAGTTTAATGCTGAAGTGATTGCTACTTATGATGAACAAAGATTAGCACAATTAAAGGAAGATGAGCGAATCATTCGTAATCGTTTAAAAATTGCTAGTGTTGTGACGAATGCACAAAGCTACATAAAAATAAAAAACGATTATGGGTCATTTTCACAGTATGTTTGGTCCTTTGTAGATGGGAAGCCGATCATTAATTACTGGAATACGATTGAAGAAGTTCCTATCACAACAGAAATTAGTGACCGAATGAGCAAGCAATTAAAAAAAGATGGCTTTAAATTTGTAGGGAGCACAATCTGCTATTCGTTTATGCAAGCAGTCGGTATGGTAAATGACCATACAACCAATTGTATTTGTCGTAAATAACTCTACATGTGAGACTGCTCTTAATCATTTAACTTTAAGAAACGTCTTTCATCTAGTGTAAACGTAATGAAATATAAAACACCATTTTTCATATTAGAGAAAAATGGTGTTTTGACTTTTGAATTAAAGAATACAATTATTTAACAATCATGGCCGGGCATTGGACACGTTTCATTACTTTATGAGATACACTTCCTAGCACCATTTCCTGTAAGCTATTTAATCCTCTACTTCCGATAATAACTAAATCTACTTTTTTTGAATTGGCATAGTTCACAATTTCAGGACCAGGACTACCATGCACCATTTCAATTGCATAGTGCACGTTTTCTGCCGTGAATAATTGCTCAATGTGTTGTAGCTTTTTCTTGCGTTCCATATACAAGCTTTCTGCTGAATTTGCGTGAAGTACCTCTGTTTTTACTTTTTCATAATCAATCACAAATAATAGTGTAATTTTGCTATGTTCATTTAATTTGACTAGTTTAACTGCTTCTTTTGCTGCACGAAATGAGTTTTCAGAGCCATCTGCCGCAAGTAAAATATGTGGATACATGTTCATTCCCCCAAAGTTAGTCAATTATCGTATGACCGGTTAACTTCACAAGCAATTGTTTACTTGCTTCATCAATGCCTGTATACGCTACAGTTATATTTTTCGCCTTTAACAAGTCCTTCACCTTTACTAATGAACCAACTGCGGAATCGTCCCATACTTTACAATTGGTGAAATCGATGATAATCGAATTAGAGGAAAACGCTTGTGTTTTAAAATATTCGACAAAGCTTTCTGTTGAAGCAAAAAATAATTGCCCTGATACAGCATACGTTGTTCCTTGCTGAGTTATTTTGACACGAGAAATTTCATTGACGAAAAAGAGCGCACTTACGATAATACCTGCCACAACCCCAATTGCAAGATTATGTGTGTAGAGTACAACAGCAATCGTTAATAGCATGACAAAGACATCCTTTTTTGGTGCTATCATTGCATATTTAAACGAATGCCAATCAAATTGTGTAATACAAACAACGACCATAACACCAGCAAGTACAGGCATCGGTATTTGTACAACATAATCACCTAAAACTAAAATAAGAAACATTAAAAAACTACCTGCAACAAACGTTGAAAGGCGACCGCGCCCACCGGATTTAACATTAATAACTGACTGACCAATCATCGCACAACCCGCCATTCCTCCAAAAAATCCGTTAATGACATTGGCAATGCCTTGACCACGTGCTTCTTTGTTTTTATCACTTTCTGTAGACGTCATATCATCTAAAATAGACGCTGTGAGTAACGATTCCACTAAACCTACAACAGCAAGTGCTAAGGAATACGGTAAAATAATCATGAACGTTTCCCAATTGAATGGAATGTCTGGAATGAAAAACGACGGTAATGACTGACTGATCGAACCCATATCGCCAACGGTTTTTAAATTGACGCCTGAATAGACCGCTACAATTGATAAGATAACAACTGCAATTAATGGAGCGGGGATTCCTTTAATGATATAAGGAATCGCATAAATTAACGCAATCGTCACAAGTAAAAATAACCACGTCATGAAATCCCCACCGATAAAGTGCGGAGTTTGTGCTAGAAATACTAAAATAGCTAAGGAGTTAACAAAGCCAATCATCACAGCATTTGGAATGAATTTCATTAATTTCGCAATTTTAAGTAGACCGAATGCTATTTGTATAAATCCAGTTAAAATTGTGGCAGCTAGTAAATAGTGCAAACCATGGTCCTTTACTAATGAGACAATGACTAATGCCATCGCGCCAGTAGCAGCAGAAATCATCGCAGGGCGTCCCCCAACAAAGCTGATTGTTACGGCAATTACAAAGGATGCATAAAGACCTACCATAGGATCAACACCAGCTAATATTGAAAATGCAATGGCTTCCGGAATTAGTGCTAATGCAACGACTAAACCAGCTAATACATCTGCACGTATATTTCCGAACCATTGCTCACGTATACTTCCCATAAAAAAACCCCTTTAAATAATCTTTTCCTATCATATCATGACCGTCAAATTGAGCAAGACGATAGATGTGGAATGAATCATTATTAATTGTATTCTATTAAAGTTAGTGTGTACTATTACCTATTTTTGTCGTTTATGACTGTGACACTTGTAGTGATTTTTTGAATCTGTTGAAAATTCCATATTCAAGCAATTTTGAAAGGACTTATAATGGAAATATTACTAGATAAGAGGGGAATACAGATGACAAAGCCAACAGATGCACAGCAGACGAGTTTAAATGACATTACGGATTTACAGCAATTAATAGATCGTCTTAAGCCTCTGCACATTATTTTATCGCAAAATTCTTATGTAAAAGATACGACAAGACGACTTAAGCGAATTATTGATGATGCAGATAGTCAGCCAATCTTTTTATTTTTAGGGAAAGAACGGGTAGGAAAGACGACTTTAATAAATAGTTTACTTGGAAGAGAATTACTTGAAGATAATAAAAATCAGCCAACAAATATTAACACATTTTTACGCTATGGAGAAGAAGAGTGTATAAAAGCAATTTTCCTAGATGGCATGGTCGCAACATTTGATATTTCCAAATTACATTTACTTACAGTTTCTGATACATATAGCGCTCAAATAATCCGGGAGCATTTAGATTTTATTGAAGTATATATTAAACATGATTTATTAAAAGCGGTCACACTTATTGATTCAACAGCGTTAGAAGTAGGAAATAACAATACCGCTTACTTCTCACATTCGTTAATCCAGCGTGTCGACGAAGTATTTTGGGTTTTACGAAATGGCTCACCTGCGACTGTTGATGAGGTGAATTTACTAAATAAATTAGAAACTTTCAATATACAGCCGCATATCATTTTAAATGGGATTGACGAATCTACAAGCGATGTTGAACAATCTTTTGCTTCTGAAAAGGCGCGATATGGCAACAAAGCAGGTGAATTTTTAGGGGTATCTGCATTAAATGCGTTAAAAGCAAGAAAAACGAATGACACGCAACTATTAATTGATTCGAATATTACACATCTCTCTCAATTAATTTATCGCTTAGTAGAGGATAAGCAAAAGAAGACGCGTCACGTTACGGAATTGTTTATCCATTGGCTAGAAAGATTACGAAAAGAGATCGAGGTCATTCCAACTCGGGAGCCTTATATTTCTGCCCTTGAAAATGTGGAGCGATATCAATCAGACTCGGAGTACGAATTTAGTCGTCAACAACGCGATTTAGTACTGCTTACGTCCTATGAAGAGGAATATCAAAATGTTAGCACCGTCTTTAAAGATGTCCAAACGCTCTATCAGTTGTTGCAAAAACTTGCGAGCGACTTATATTTACGCGATTCATTAGTAGAAAAATATGAAGAAATGGCCGTCTTGTATCAAAAAAATGTACGGGATTACCGAAAATTACACGTCGATTATTCGATGGAATATTCCCGCTTAGAAAAGCAATATAAAAAACTTACGGGGAAACCCTTAACATTCCCAATAGCAAATAATGAAATGGAAAGTTTAATAATTGAACGGATCCATTCACTAAATAAGCTCCAAAAGCAATGTGAGGAAAAACTAGAATTTATTAAGAAATACGAAGTGTTTGTGAGTGAAAATTTATATACTGTACAAAATCGTTTAAATGAGCTGGCAGCACAACGATTAAAAACAATTATTACGCAAGTAAGCGATTTAAATTTACAGCGGAAAACAGAACGTGTTCATCTACGTTCGTATGCGGATAAATTAGCAGAGTTTAACTGTATTGTTGAAGCACAAGGATTTTTACGTGATGCAATTATGCCGCATTTACTAAATGGGGCATTCCCAATTACGGAACAAGAAAAATATCATGTTCAAAATACGATAGAATGTATTTGCGCTGTTGATTTAACGCATCAAGCTCTTTACAATCGATTAAATATCGCGGAGCCCGATGATTTACTCGTCCAGTTGGAGTTTGATTCAAAATATAAATTAAACGGCTTAAGCCTAACAGAGTCTGATGTAAAATCAGACATCCCAGAGCTCCCAAAATATATTGAAATATAATAGATGCCTCCCTACAATACTAGTACGATTTTGTACGAATTGTAGGGAGGCATTTTTACGTTTTATTTCACAGAACCACTTACAAATGTTTCATGTTCATAATACATATTTTTTACAAGTACATTGGGTCCTAAGCATTTAACAGCAGGACAATGACAGTTTAAGCTTTTTGCTAAGTCCGTCGCTAACCACTTATCAAATATGGCTGGTAATGAATCATGCTGAATATTTCCAAGAGCTGGCGTATCACCAAAATCCGTAACGATGACTTCACCAGTAAATATATTAATATTTAAACGTGAACGGCCATCAGGATCGTTTCGAAGCGTTACATTTTTCGTCTGACGTATACGCTCTTGTAATTTCAAATCTTCTTCAGACTTACTACACGGATAAAACGGTAATGTACCAAAAAGCATCCATGTATTTTCATCCCGAATATCTAGTAAATGGTTAATCGCGTCACGTGTCTCTTCAAGTGATAAAGAAGTGAGCGCAGAAGCGAAGTCTGATGGATACATCGGGTGGAC belongs to Solibacillus sp. FSL R7-0682 and includes:
- a CDS encoding DNA-3-methyladenine glycosylase I encodes the protein MERCAWVKLDEPIYVKYHDEEWGVPVYDDQHLFEMLCLEGAQAGLSWLTILKRREGYRLAFDQFNAEVIATYDEQRLAQLKEDERIIRNRLKIASVVTNAQSYIKIKNDYGSFSQYVWSFVDGKPIINYWNTIEEVPITTEISDRMSKQLKKDGFKFVGSTICYSFMQAVGMVNDHTTNCICRK
- a CDS encoding GTPase translates to MTKPTDAQQTSLNDITDLQQLIDRLKPLHIILSQNSYVKDTTRRLKRIIDDADSQPIFLFLGKERVGKTTLINSLLGRELLEDNKNQPTNINTFLRYGEEECIKAIFLDGMVATFDISKLHLLTVSDTYSAQIIREHLDFIEVYIKHDLLKAVTLIDSTALEVGNNNTAYFSHSLIQRVDEVFWVLRNGSPATVDEVNLLNKLETFNIQPHIILNGIDESTSDVEQSFASEKARYGNKAGEFLGVSALNALKARKTNDTQLLIDSNITHLSQLIYRLVEDKQKKTRHVTELFIHWLERLRKEIEVIPTREPYISALENVERYQSDSEYEFSRQQRDLVLLTSYEEEYQNVSTVFKDVQTLYQLLQKLASDLYLRDSLVEKYEEMAVLYQKNVRDYRKLHVDYSMEYSRLEKQYKKLTGKPLTFPIANNEMESLIIERIHSLNKLQKQCEEKLEFIKKYEVFVSENLYTVQNRLNELAAQRLKTIITQVSDLNLQRKTERVHLRSYADKLAEFNCIVEAQGFLRDAIMPHLLNGAFPITEQEKYHVQNTIECICAVDLTHQALYNRLNIAEPDDLLVQLEFDSKYKLNGLSLTESDVKSDIPELPKYIEI
- a CDS encoding SulP family inorganic anion transporter produces the protein MGSIREQWFGNIRADVLAGLVVALALIPEAIAFSILAGVDPMVGLYASFVIAVTISFVGGRPAMISAATGAMALVIVSLVKDHGLHYLLAATILTGFIQIAFGLLKIAKLMKFIPNAVMIGFVNSLAILVFLAQTPHFIGGDFMTWLFLLVTIALIYAIPYIIKGIPAPLIAVVILSIVAVYSGVNLKTVGDMGSISQSLPSFFIPDIPFNWETFMIILPYSLALAVVGLVESLLTASILDDMTSTESDKNKEARGQGIANVINGFFGGMAGCAMIGQSVINVKSGGRGRLSTFVAGSFLMFLILVLGDYVVQIPMPVLAGVMVVVCITQFDWHSFKYAMIAPKKDVFVMLLTIAVVLYTHNLAIGVVAGIIVSALFFVNEISRVKITQQGTTYAVSGQLFFASTESFVEYFKTQAFSSNSIIIDFTNCKVWDDSAVGSLVKVKDLLKAKNITVAYTGIDEASKQLLVKLTGHTIID
- a CDS encoding universal stress protein, which gives rise to MYPHILLAADGSENSFRAAKEAVKLVKLNEHSKITLLFVIDYEKVKTEVLHANSAESLYMERKKKLQHIEQLFTAENVHYAIEMVHGSPGPEIVNYANSKKVDLVIIGSRGLNSLQEMVLGSVSHKVMKRVQCPAMIVK